The Limnospira fusiformis SAG 85.79 genomic interval TCATGCCGGCTTCATCGAGGTAGACCACTTCTTGTGGCTCCATCTGTTCAATCTGAGCAATAAACTCCTCTCGCTGTTGCTTCCAACGTTCTTGGTAGCCGTAAGTTTTTTTTCTGGTGAAGCCAATTTTCTTCAAGGCTCTGGATATGGTGCGAGGAGAGATGTCGTCATCCCAAAGTTCAGCCATTTGAGCGGAGGTTTTGTGGCCATGCTCTTGGGCAAAAGCCTTGAATTTATGCCAGTCGGTAATTTTGTGGTTATTGCCAGGTGGGTGATTAGGTTTAGGGAGGAAGTCTCCGGTCTGTGCTTTTCTTGGCAGCCAGAGATTGATAGTGTTCCTGCTGACATAGAAAACTTGACTGGCTTCGGTTTTGGGTATACCGTCTAGTTCAATTGCATCAATAACTTTTTGTCTGAGGTCGTAACTATAGGGGGCTGGCATTTTTGGTCTTCTTAGTCATCTCGTCCTCTCCATTATACGTCCTAACTTTCCTGTCTGGTGCTATAGCTCTGAAAGTTGAGGTCATAAAGCAGGGGATCGTAACCCTGTTCCCAATGACAAAGGGGTATCCACATCAGGAGCCGTATGAGGTGAAAGTCTCAAGTACGGTTTTGAAGTGGAGTTGGGGAAGGCGACTTCCCTTTCGACCATAACCGAACTAGGAGCCGTATGAGGTGAAAGTCTCCTAAGTACAGGACAAAAGTTGTAGAGCCTGGTGAAACCGCCCTGAAAACAAAGGCAGATTAGAGAAAGTGCGGCGTAGAAAATCCAAGCCAGTGCGGAAAAGACTCTGGGAGCGTCGTCCGTGAGCCTTCAAAGGAATGGGTGAACCTTGGTGAATCCACAAACCCACCTTCATAGCCCAAGTAAAAGCCAGGCTAAGCAAAGCCAATAAACGGCTCAAGCGCTCAGGGTCCTTAAAGTGAGTCGATTCGAGACAGAAGCCCCGAGTCTTCAAGGCTCCGAAGAGGTTTTCAATACCCCAACGCCGAGCATAGTCGGGGAGGGCCGTTTCGGGGCAAGCGTTAGTGATGAGAATCAACAACTCCCCCGAATCAGCCAGACGAGAGCCAATGACGTAAACCTGCCGTCCCCAAACCCAACGGCGACCCGAAAGCTGGCGAAATTCTCCGGGTCGCAGAGAATCAAACATTCGTTCGCCGCTACGCCGAGTTCCTCCTAACTTAGGACTAATCAGCTCGCTGTGGCGGATGCGTAGGCGGAAAGGAACCTCGGGGTCGATGAGAAGATACGAGAGCCAATCTCGCCCCACAAATTCCCGGTCAGCGGTCAGACAAGCCACCTCCACGTCAGGAAATAGTGCCTCGAAGCGGTCGAATAAGTCCATGCGTTCGCCACTGTTGCTATTGCCCTTTTTGTCAAGCATCGTCCACAGCAGGGGAAAGGCAATCCCCTCGTGGACGACTGCCAACATCAAGATGTTGAAATGGGTTTGACCGAAAGACCAACAGGTGCGGTCGAGACTAAGAGTCCAAGGTTGGGGAATGTCAATGAGGCTAACGACGAAACGGGCAATCTCTGCCCGGTCAAATTTGAATTGCCGAAAAAAACGTTGTAATCGCTGGTAATTTGAGGAAATTTGCACAGGATTTGCGAATACAGTCGCTATTTCCATCAGATTAACCGTCTTTGTTTGGAATAGCGCCATCAGGAACAGGCAGACAAAGTTTAATCTCGCCCCGTGCCAGGGCAAGTGAGGGCGCAAAGTGTCTCGTAATCGGTTAAGCTCGTTCATGAGAGGGAAGTTTGGTTTGTGGTAATTCCGATGTAACCCTCTCACCCCAACTTGGCGCTACCCCCCCCACCCCTCGACTTTCACCTCAGCCCGGAGCGCCCCCTTCAGCATTTTCGGCTAGATTCCCTTTTGGCTAAGACTTTCAGCTTTTTTGTCCTGTACTGAGGAAAGTCTCACATACGGTTCTGAATGGGAGGGGATGGAGGTGACTCCATTCTCGACCCCTAATTCAGATACGACATGAAACTGTAAGACCAAAACTAACGAGGGTTAGTGGAGGCAGGATTCAGCCCAAGAATCCCCACGCCTTTAGGCTGGGGAGTGTCAAAGAGACCCCTTGGGGATAGGGAGTGGCTGCTAAACGTTAATCCTTTAAAAAGGGTTGGATAAACATGATCACATCTGTCTATTTTAACTGAAACGCTAGAATAGTTCTGGTTGTGGAACTTGTTTGGGTCTAAGAAATTCTCGAAACTGTGTTGAAATTATGGATGATGTGCGAGACGTTCAGGCATGAAATAAGGTTGCAATACCCGAAATCACCGCATGGTGGGACTTCCACCCCTTGGTGGAATATAGGGAGTCGCATCTCTGACCATCCCATAACTGTTTATATGTCCCGACGCTTGGAGAAATCTAAGCAAGGCAGGAGACCCAAGGTCAAGACAGAACGTTTGAACGGTGGAAGTAGTGACCCACCTAGTATAGCAGGAAGTTGAGAGTAACGGCGATAGCCACCCCCAGTTTTAGGAATCACAACCCGTCAGACTGAAGCGGGGAACGGAAGGCGTGAGGGAAAACCTATTCCCAAAATCCGACCACTGCCAACCATCCATGACTAAGGAAATCTGAATGTTCCGACTTGAACCATCGTAATAGTTTGGTAGCGAAATAGGTTGATACGCTGCGTCCAAATGGGCAAGGGGAAAAGTAGGATAATCTTATCAATACCTACACAGACCTTTAAAAGTACCCCGGTGGAGAGGACAAGTCTAAAGATGGAATGCCCGTATAAACGGAACGTTTAAACCCCTTTTAGGCTCTCAAGTGGCAGGATGTACCTGCGGAGTAGTGAAAGTGTAAGCGTATACCTTTAAGGGGAAAGGATGTGACTGAAAGCCAATGCCTAACTGTAATGGTTAGGATATGCCCACTAGTCACGGTGTGGATATAGAGACCGCGACAAGTAAGAGTTTGATGACGAAAGCGAGTTTAAAGACTACGTGTTGTATTTAGCTCCCAAAGTTGAGGTCACAAAGCGGGGGGTAGTAGCCCTGTTCCTATTGACAATTAGGGTATCTACATCAGGAGCCGTGTGCTGGGAAACTCGCAAGCACGGTTTTGAAGTGGAGTTGGGGAAGGTGACTTCTCTTTCGACCATAACCAATCAGTCATAACAGTAACTAGGGAGTATTGGGTCTCAAGTGTTGCTTATCTCACTGCTGTTCAACCTCTGTATCAGTTAAAATGCCAGTTTATGATCGACCTGTTAAAAATCCTCAAGTTTCCGATAATAATGCGATGAATGATAATTCGGCTCCTGTGGAGTTTTCTGTACAGTTTTGGGGGGTGAGGGGAAATATTGCTACCCCTGGCCATAAAACTGTTCGATATGGGGGGAATACCTCCTGTGTCGAAATGCGTCTGGGAAATCAACGTTTTATTTTTGACGGAGGGACTGGGTTAAGAGTTTTGGGTTTGGATCTGCTCAAACAAATGCCCGTTGAAGCCTCTGTCTTTTTTTCCCATACCCACTGGGACCATATCCAGGGGTTTCCTTTCTTTGTGCCAGCATTTATCCCGATTAATCGCTTTCATATCTATGGGGCGATCGCTCCTGATGGCTCAACGATTAAGGAACGCCTGTCTGATCAAATGGTACATCCTAATTTCCCGGTTCCCATGCACGTCATGCAATCAGATCTGAAATTTTATGATCTGATCCCTGGGGATGTGATTGCTTTGTCCGATGGCATTAAAATCGAAACGGCTCCTCTAAATCATCCTAATATGGCGGTCGGCTATCGGGTTACTTGGGAAGGCCGTACAGCGGTTTACTGTAGTGATACAGAGCATTTTCTCGATCGCTTTGATAATAATGTTCTGCACTTGGCTCGCAATGCCGACTTGCTGATTTATGATGCTACCTATACTAATGAGGAGTATCATGATCATAAGTGTCCCAAAATCGGGTGGGGACATTCTACCTGGGAGGTAGGGGTAGAAATTGCCAAAAAAGCGGGTGTTAAGCAGATAGCCATGTATCAACATGACCCATCCCACGATGATGATTTTCTCGATCACGTCCAACTTGAACTTAAGGCTGCTTTCCCCCAGGGGGTTGTTGCCAGAGAAGGTATGGTCATTACCCTAGAATAAGCTAACTTCTATAATATGTTCAATTCCAGACTCTCCAATCGGCGCAGCGAAAGGAGATATTCTCTATTGATTCGATGCTGTTTGATTCTGGTTGCTGTCCTGATATCCTTGGGCATTACAACGCCAAGTATAGGTCAGTATTCTGTTAGTGCGATCGGTACTGTTGATTTTGTACCGCCAGAATTTCAACTGGGCCAGGAACTCTATTTAGAAAACTGCGCTACTTGCCATATTCCTATTCCGCCGTCAGTTTTACCGAGACAGACTTGGCAACAAATTCTCCAGGATAGTCAACATTATGGCACTCAAATTGAACCTTTAGTGGATCCGGCTCGCCTGTTGGTGTGGAATTATCTCCGCCATTTTTCCCGTTCTATGACTGTGGCTGAAGAGGGTATCCCTTTTAGAATTGAGCGATCGCGCTTTTTTAGGGCGCTACATCCCCGCGTAGAATTTACGGAACCCATTAATATTCATAATTGCCAAACCTGTCATCCGGGTGCATCTGATTATAACTTCCGTCTTTTGACTCCAGAATGGGAAGATTCTCCGTAGTAAATTTTTACCAATTCTCTCGAGGATGACGGGGATTATCCCAATCATCTTGAGATGAATCTTGATCTAAATAGGGGGCAATATCTGAGGGTTTGTCTAATTCTAATTCTAGTTCATCATCGGACTCTGCTGATGATTGATCGAGGTTCAATGGTTCAATCACGCGGGCGATCGCATCTTGAATAAATCCTCGCACAAACTCATCTCGCCGATTAAGTTGAAATTGTCGCTGCACCACCTCTGTTATACCCCCATCTCCCCAATCTTGATTTTGGCGAAAATACTCGATAAAACTACGCCCCGCAATTCGGGTTAAATAAGCGGCAGTTATCCCTTGAATCGCCTTACCAACTACAATAGTACCGATGTGAAAATGTAGGGCGGTAGCTACTAATTGAATCGCACCTTTAACAATGCCTAAACTGCCTAAAGTTTTCGCGAGAGATAACGCCAACTCTCGCCCTCTATCCATATTTAATTTACACCCATATATTTTGCCAATTTCTACTACCATTTGGGCATTAACTGCCGCAGTCGCTAATAAATCTACCACCGGAAGCGGCGTAACAGCAATAGCCCCAGCCCCAATCCACTGATATCTATCGACAATTTGTTCGGCTTGGCGTAGACGTTGATTATCAATTAAACGCCGCGCTTCTTCGCCTAATCTTTGAGACTGGAGAAGGAT includes:
- a CDS encoding IS630 family transposase translates to MPAPYSYDLRQKVIDAIELDGIPKTEASQVFYVSRNTINLWLPRKAQTGDFLPKPNHPPGNNHKITDWHKFKAFAQEHGHKTSAQMAELWDDDISPRTISRALKKIGFTRKKTYGYQERWKQQREEFIAQIEQMEPQEVVYLDEAGMNSQDSDYPYDYCQEGKRFHALKSGKRQGRVSYMTPWCHQQLLAPFSFEGCCNRTVFELWLEFILIPTLKPGQTLVLDNATFHKGGRIPELVEAAQCRLLYLPPYSPDLNKIEKCWSWLKARIRHCIEQFDSLHDAMDSVLKAAS
- a CDS encoding IS4-like element ISAtsp3 family transposase; its protein translation is MNELNRLRDTLRPHLPWHGARLNFVCLFLMALFQTKTVNLMEIATVFANPVQISSNYQRLQRFFRQFKFDRAEIARFVVSLIDIPQPWTLSLDRTCWSFGQTHFNILMLAVVHEGIAFPLLWTMLDKKGNSNSGERMDLFDRFEALFPDVEVACLTADREFVGRDWLSYLLIDPEVPFRLRIRHSELISPKLGGTRRSGERMFDSLRPGEFRQLSGRRWVWGRQVYVIGSRLADSGELLILITNACPETALPDYARRWGIENLFGALKTRGFCLESTHFKDPERLSRLLALLSLAFTWAMKVGLWIHQGSPIPLKAHGRRSQSLFRTGLDFLRRTFSNLPLFSGRFHQALQLLSCT
- a CDS encoding MBL fold metallo-hydrolase codes for the protein MPVYDRPVKNPQVSDNNAMNDNSAPVEFSVQFWGVRGNIATPGHKTVRYGGNTSCVEMRLGNQRFIFDGGTGLRVLGLDLLKQMPVEASVFFSHTHWDHIQGFPFFVPAFIPINRFHIYGAIAPDGSTIKERLSDQMVHPNFPVPMHVMQSDLKFYDLIPGDVIALSDGIKIETAPLNHPNMAVGYRVTWEGRTAVYCSDTEHFLDRFDNNVLHLARNADLLIYDATYTNEEYHDHKCPKIGWGHSTWEVGVEIAKKAGVKQIAMYQHDPSHDDDFLDHVQLELKAAFPQGVVAREGMVITLE
- a CDS encoding cytochrome c, encoding MGITTPSIGQYSVSAIGTVDFVPPEFQLGQELYLENCATCHIPIPPSVLPRQTWQQILQDSQHYGTQIEPLVDPARLLVWNYLRHFSRSMTVAEEGIPFRIERSRFFRALHPRVEFTEPINIHNCQTCHPGASDYNFRLLTPEWEDSP